Proteins from one Triticum aestivum cultivar Chinese Spring chromosome 7A, IWGSC CS RefSeq v2.1, whole genome shotgun sequence genomic window:
- the LOC123147001 gene encoding U-box domain-containing protein 33: MEEAAAGSGEEEVYCAVGKEQWNWKANLRWVLANFPGRRLVLAHVHRPPHRINMMGAWVPVSQVGAAMVAACRKWEEDEASEALDQLVRMCKIQRVHARKVIVSGDDLAGGLVQLVADHAVAELVMGAAADRAYSRKMRAPKSKKAATVQLKANPSCRIWFVCKGKLICTREASEEGLVSRGEPSTASTSPRPTASDCSTSASSSHRHGDGAAERLGIHNDSGDAGEMDDALAEKLKAEGTRRAPVAAVESVPVTDGDQAVGVLRFGLPELEEATGRFDESSRIGNAGIGRAGVYRGSLRGMNVAVRVISPDAAVGEARFAREADAISRVRHPGLVALIGACPEARAVVHELVPGGSLEDRLAQGGDGTPPLPWRARCAVAYQVCSVLAFLHSSAKTVHGDVRPATILLLDDDEEEHLLTGSKLAGLGMRGLVSEQRRAGREALAYVDPRYLATGEPTPQWDVHALGLVLLRLVAGMTARAAKKAAREAAADGRRGWSEVVAASAGGWPLELATEVALLGLRCCAVSDGREPCRPAGELLEEALTVLKAAMDAAPGRTWTSSLLSSSETGASHGGGSECHQQQQRVHKVVDAAAQ, translated from the exons atggaggaagcagcagccggctccggcgaggaggaggtgtACTGCGCGGTGGGGAAGGAGCAGTGgaactggaaggcgaacctgcggTGGGTGCTGGCCAACTTCCCCGGCCGCCGCCTCGTGCTCGCCCACGTCCACCGCCCGCCGCACCGCATCAACATGA TGGGGGCGTGGGTGCCGGTGAGCCAGGTGGGGGCGGCCATGGTGGCCGCGTGCAGGAAGTGGGAGGAGGACGAGGCCAGCGAGGCCCTCGACCAGCTCGTCCGCATGTGCAAGATCCAGCGG GTCCACGCGCGCAAGGTCATCGTGTCCGGCGACGACCTGGCGGGCGGCCTGGTGCAGCTCGTCGCCGACCatgccgtcgccgagctcgtcatGGGCGCCGCCGCCGACCGGGCCTACTCGAG GAAGATGCGGGCGCCCAAGTCCAAGAAGGCGGCGACCGTGCAGCTCAAGGCCAACCCCTCTTGCAGGATCTGGTTCGTCTGCAAAGGCAAGCTCATCTGCACGAG AGAGGCCAGTGAAGAGGGGCTGGTAAGCAGAGGAGAGCCATCCACGGCGAGCACCAGCCCACGCCCAACCGCCTCCGACTGCTCGACATCGGCATCCTCGTCGCACCGCCACGGCGATGGCGCCGCCGAGCGGCTCGGCATCCACAATGACTCG GGTGACGCCGGCGAGATGGACGATGCGTTGGCGGAGAAGCTCAAGGCCGAAGGGACTCGCCGGGCACCTGTAGCTGCGGTGGAATCTGTGCCCGTGACAGATGGTGATCAAGCTGTAGGTGTCTTGCGGTTCGGTTTGCCGGAGCTGGAGGAGGCGACAGGCCGTTTCGACGAGTCCTCCAGGATCGGCAATGCCGGCATTGGCCGCGCCGGCGTGTACAGAGGGAGCCTGCGCGGCATGAACGTCGCCGTCAGGGTCATCTCCCCCGATGCCGCCGTCGGCGAGGCGCGGTTCGCTCGCGAGGCGGACGCCATCAGCCGGGTGAGGCACCCAGGCCTCGTGGCGCTCATCGGCGCGTGCCCGGAGGCGCGCGCCGTGGTGCACGAGCTCGTGCCGGGCGGTAGCCTGGAGGACCGCCTAGCTCAAGGaggcgacgggacgccgccgctgCCGTGGAGAGCGCGGTGCGCTGTGGCGTACCAGGTATGCTCTGTTCTGGCATTCCTTCACTCGTCAGCGAAGACAGTGCACGGCGACGTCCGCCCGGCGACCATCCTCCTGctcgatgacgacgaggaggagcaccTCCTCACCGGCAGCAAGCTCGCCGGCCTCGGCATGCGTGGGCTCGTGTCGGAGCAGCGGCGGGCCGGCCGCGAAGCGCTGGCGTACGTGGACCCGCGGTACCTCGCGACGGGGGAGCCGACCCCGCAGTGGGACGTGCACGCCCTGGGCCTGGTGCTCCTCCGGCTGGTCGCGGGCATGACAGCGCGCGCGGCAAAGAAGGCGGCTCGGGAGGCCGCCGCCGACGGGCGCAGGGGCTGGAGCGAGGTGGTGGCCGCGAGCGCGGGAGGGTGGCCGTTGGAGCTGGCCACCGAGGTCGCGCTCCTCGGCCTGCGATGCTGCGCCGTGAGCGACGGCCGAGAGCCGTGTCGCCCGGCCGGTGAGCTGCTCGAGGAGGCGCTTACCGTGCTGAAGGCAGCGATGGACGCCGCACCGGGCAGGACGTGGACGTCATCACTGTTATCGTCGTCGGAGACGGGGGCGTCCCACGGCGGCGGATCAGAGtgccaccagcagcagcagcgggtCCACAAGGTAGTTGATGCAGCGGCACAATGA
- the LOC123149640 gene encoding senescence/dehydration-associated protein At3g51250, which yields MASYTRPNPANPSSPAPSAPPLYPSLTMADLAPVEIPRSPASPDAPAPSDDVLLRAPGAQLHLIDRQRSHPLAAGDLSLHRIRAGDTSLAAIAALGPVQWPLARDVAAVKLDPRHYSFSFAVPASADDPAPEPLHYGLTLSAPDPRLDALLGAYTRFSAHSVAGSEGLADGVRGEVEAAAYWTAVAPNVEEYGSAVARAIASGAENVAKGILWCGVMTVDRLRWGQEVLRKRIQPGDTEAEVSPEMLRRIKRAKKVTKMSEKVATGILSGVVKLTSSVTSSLVNSKAGKKFFSLLPGEVILASLDGFGKISDAVEVAGKDVLSTSSTVTTGLVSHKYGEKAAAATNEGLDAAGHAIGTAWAVFKLRQALNPKSVLKPTSLAKSSIKAGAAELRAKSSKSK from the exons ATGGCCTCCTACACCCGCCCGAACCCCGCCAACCCTAGTAGCCCGGCCCCGTCGGCGCCGCCGCTCTACCCGTCGCTCACCATGGCGGACCTGGCGCCGGTCGAGATCCCGCGGTCCCCGGCCTCCCCCGACGCGCCGGCGCCGTCGGACGACGTGCTGCTGCGCGCCCCCGGCGCGCAGCTCCACCTAATCGACCGCCAGCGCAGCCACCCGCTGGCCGCCGGCGACCTCTCCCTCCACCGCATCCGCGCCGGCGACACCTCCCTCGCCGCCATCGCGGCCCTGGGACCCGTCCAGTGGCCGCTCGCCCGCGACGTCGCCGCCGTCAAGCTCGACCCGCGCCACTACTCCTTCTCCTTCGCCGTCCCCGCCTCCGCCGACGACCCGGCCCCCGAGCCGCTCCACTACGGCCTCACGCTCTCCGCCCCCGACCCGCGCCTGGACGCCCTGCTCGGCGCCTACACCAGGTTCTCCGCCCACTCCGTGGCCGGCAGCGAGGGGCTCGCCGACGGGGTGCGCGGTGAGGTGGAGGCCGCCGCGTACTGGACCGCCGTCGCGCCCAACGTCGAGGAGTACGGCAGCGCCGTCGCCAGGGCCATCGCGTCCGGCGCCGAGAACGTCGCCAAGGGGATCCTGTGGTGCGGGGTGATGACCGTCGACAGGCTCCGGTGGGGGCAGGAGGTTCTCAGGAAGAGGATTCAGCCCGGCGATACCGAGGCCGAGGTCAGTCCGGAGATGCTCAGGCGGATCAAAAG GGCTAAGAAGGTGACAAAAATGTCCGAGAAAGTGGCAACTGGAATACTGTCTGGAGTTGTGAAGCTTACTAGCTCTGTTACAAGCTCATTGGTTAACTCAAAAGCTGGCAAGAAGTTCTTCAGCCTATTGCCTGGAGAGGTTATTCTTGCTTCACTTGATGGATTTG GCAAGATTTCTGACGCCGTAGAAGTGGCTGGGAAGGATGTGCTATCAACATCGTCGACGGTGACGACCGGTCTTGTATCCCACAA GTACGGAGAGAAAGCTGCTGCGGCAACCAACGAAGGGCTCGATGCGGCAGGCCACGCCATCGGAACGGCGTGGGCTGTGTTCAAGCTCCGGCAGGCATTGAACCCGAAGAGCGTCCTGAAACCCACGTCGCTCGCCAAGTCCAGCATCAAGGCTGGAGCCGCGGAGCTCCGGGCGAAGAGCAGCAAGAGCAAGTAG